The region GCAGAGATGCTTGCCAATACACTGCTGATGTCTGCTTTTGATACTTCGAAGTTTCCTTCGGCAGCAGCCACAGCGGCAGTTGCTTCGGCAATTTTTAATTGGTAATCTTTCTTTTCGATCGTAAATAAGGTATCCCCTTTTTTTACATAATCATTGTCTTTTATATACACTTTGCTCACATAACCGGAAACTCTTGGAATAATAGGGTTCATGTTTTTCTCAATTTGAGCATCATCCGTTTCTTCATGAGATAAAGAATGAATGTATTTATAGCTACCGTATGCAACTCCTAAAAGGACCAATGCGGATAGGATAATAATAAATTTGGTATTGGTTTGTTTATTTGCCATCTGAAATAATGATTATATTTTTGAAAGATTGAAAGATTGTGATAATTGTCCCGTTACCGAAAGCAACTCGTAGTATTTTTGGATTACATTGGCTTTTGCCAATGCTTTATTGATCGTAGCGTTCAATTGTTCCACATCGGCTTCTAGTAAATCATTGGTATCTGATAAGCCATTTTCGTATTTGTCTTTTACGATTCTGTAATTCTCCGTCGATTGTTCAACTGCCTGACCGTAAACAGTACTTTGTTTCAACGCCAATTCATAATCTTCAATGGCTTTTTGAACCTGTATTTTGATATAGTCTGTAAGCATTTCTTGAGAGTTGTGAACTTCTAATGCTTTACTTTGAGCCATTTTGACCATGGTTCCGTTTTTTAATATAGAACTCAAATCATAAGAAATACCTACTCCAAAATTCATGGCGTTTTCCACCGTTATTACATTTTTCAAGTCTAGGGCTGTATAACCGCCAATGAGTGCTATTGAAGGATAGTAGGCGCTTCGGGCTATTTTTATGTTGGCAAGGCTTGCTTTTTCTTGGAATCGGATGGCTTCAAGATCCTTACGGTTTTGAAGTGCTGGTTGCTCGTCTGTGGGGATATTATCCATTCTAAAATCGATAAAATCACTTTCGCGAACTTCTAATTTTGTTTCAGCAGGTAATTTCAGCAGCGTGGTTAGATAAAAATTGACAGTGTTTAAATTGTTATTAGCCTCGTCAAGTGATAATTGTATTTTAGACAGCTGTAACTGGGATTTGAGTAAATCGTTTCGAGGGATAATCCCGTTTTTCTCTAGTTCAATGAAATCAGTAACCCGTTGTTGGGCACTTTTTTGATTTTCTTTTAGGAGTTCTATCGTTTTTTGGGACTTATACAAGCTGGCGTAATAATGAACCACTTTCAGCGCAACATCTTCTTTGGTTTGCAACGATTGGGCTGTTTCGGCCTGATAGAGATTGTCGTGAACCTTGATGCTGTTTTGTATTTTAAAACCGGCAAAAATAGGAAGATTGGCATTGACTTGTCCAATCATTAGTTGATCTACCACGGGAAGCGCATCAGTATTAGTGCCTTTGTTCAATTTTAAATCGATGGAGGCTTTGGCCAAGCGTTGGTATTGGCCGGCAATTTTCAGATCAGGATACTGATTGTTTTTTACCGACTGTAATTCGTATTTCTTGGTGTTCACTTTGGTGTTTGCCAAGGAGACTTCATTGCTTTTGGTCCAAGCCATTTGGATGGCTTCTTCCAAAGAAAAACTGGTTCTTTCTTGTGCTTCAGTGGAAGAAATTCCTATGAAGAAGATCCCAAAGAACAGTATTTGACTAACTTTCATATATCAGAAGTGCTTTTATTGTTTGTTGAATGTGTTTTGTAAGATTTGTTTTGATGTAATTATTGTATAAATCTTCCGTTTTCAGGTTTAATAAGTTTTCGTAAAAACTTTTATTCATGTGAAAATGAAAGAAAGTACCCAAAATAGTGGGGGTGATTAGGGGAATAATAATGTCTTTTCTAAAAACACCTTTGGTTTGCCCTTCGACAATTATGGCTTCCAGAGATTTCAGATTTCCTTTTTTGAGTTCTGAAAAAACCTGATGGTTCAAACTTCTTTTTTTTGAAGTAAATTCGAAATGGATGATTCTGTAGATTCCTTTATTGCAGTTGATTCGATTGATATAGAGTTCAATCAGTTTATTTACCTTCTCGATAGGTTCCAGATCTTCCTGTATAAGATGATCTAATTGCATTTTTAAATCCGATGTTCTGTAGACAATAAGGGATTCTAATAGACGCTCTTTTGAGCCAAAATAGTAAGAGACCATCGCGATATTTATTTTCGCTTCTTTGGAGATGTTTCGTATCGAGGTACCGTCAAAACCTTTTTCCGAAAACAGCGTTTCAGCCACTTCGAGAATTTTGATTTGCTTATCGTTAAAAAGAGTTTTCAAGGGAATACTTTTTGTTAAAACAAAATTAAACAAGTGTTTAAATTAAACAGCTGTTTAATTTATTTTTAACATATTTTTAACTTTTATAAATCTACTTCTGATTTAAAATTAATTCTTCTAAATAGAGTCTATGTACTTGTGATTCTATCTGTTGTAATTTTTTTATTCCTCTCGGATATTGAAGGCTTTGTTGTTATAACTCATAGTTTAATATATTATTGCGTACGATAGTCTTCGGATCGAACTTGCTGCTTTTCTGTTAATTTAAGATGAATTTGATTTTTTGAAGAGGGCTGATTTTTATTAAATAAATCCTAATTGTATAAAATTTATGAACGTTCATTCTTTTTTGATTTACCTTTGCAATCTCAATTAATAGAATATGGCTCAACTTCAAAAAAGTATTGATAAACGGACTGCCTTGTTAAAAGCTACTTTGAGTTTAGTGAACAATGGGGGGATTCAAGGTGCTTCTATGGCTAAGGTGGCCAAAATGGCCAATGTCTCTCCGGCGACTATCTATTTATTTTTTGAAAATAAGCAGGATTTAGTGAATCAATTGTATTTGGATGTCAAAGCTTCTTTTGCGCAAGCGGCTTTTAAGGAATACAACCCAAGCCAGCCCGTAAAAGTAAATTTTGAGCAAATATGGTTCAATATGGCCAAATTTAAATTGGACCAAAAAGAGGAAGCTTCTTTCTTGTCGCAATGTGATAATACACCTATGATCGATGAGGAAACCAGACAGCAAGGATTGCAACACTTGACGCCTCTTTTTGATTTATGGACTCAAGGAATAGAGCAAGGCGTAATAAAAAACCTGTCCCCTTATTTGCTGTATGCCTTTACGATCTATCCTATGGCTTTTTTGATGAATATGAATTGCAAGGGACTTTGTCATTTAGATGAAAAGCTACAGCAAAAAGCATTTCAAGCGGCTTGGGACAGTATAAAAGTTTGATGAATTTTAGAATAAATAATAATAGATAAACACAAATAAAATGGAATTATTAGATAAATTGAGATGGCGTTATGCCGCTAAGGCGATGAATGGTGAGAAAGTAAGCCAAGAAAAAATTGATTCGATCATTGAGGCAGCTTCATTGGCTCCAACTTCAAGCGGCTTGCAACCTTTTGAAATAATGGTGATCACCAATCAGGAGATCAAAGAGAAAATTAGAGCTATCGGTTGGAATCAATCTGTGATTACTGATTGTTCGCATTTATTGGTATTTGCCGCTTGGGATACTTATACGGCTGAACGAATCAATAAAATGTTTGACCTTACCAATGAAGTTCGTGGTTTTAAAAATGAAGGCTGGGAAAATTACCGTCAAATGTTGTTAAACAATTATCCTCAAAAAGATGCCGAAGTAAACTTTCAGCATGCAGCTAGACAGGCTTATATTGCCTTTTCGCAAGCGATTGCCGCTGCCGCTTTTGAAGGAGTTGATAGCACGCCAATAGAAGGTTTTGATGCTGATGCGCTGGACGAAATTTTAAATCTAAGAGAAAAAGGACTTAGAAGTTGTGTGATTCTTTCGTTAGGCTATAGAGATGCTGATAAAGACTGGTTAGTGAATTTAAAAAAAGTCAGAAAAAGCAAAGAGGATTTGGTTACCCTTATTGACTAATTCCAATTGTATAAATTAAACCCCATGAACAGCCTTTCTTATTGAAATGGCTGTTTTTTTTATTCCAATGTTTTC is a window of Flavobacterium acetivorans DNA encoding:
- a CDS encoding TolC family protein, with the protein product MKVSQILFFGIFFIGISSTEAQERTSFSLEEAIQMAWTKSNEVSLANTKVNTKKYELQSVKNNQYPDLKIAGQYQRLAKASIDLKLNKGTNTDALPVVDQLMIGQVNANLPIFAGFKIQNSIKVHDNLYQAETAQSLQTKEDVALKVVHYYASLYKSQKTIELLKENQKSAQQRVTDFIELEKNGIIPRNDLLKSQLQLSKIQLSLDEANNNLNTVNFYLTTLLKLPAETKLEVRESDFIDFRMDNIPTDEQPALQNRKDLEAIRFQEKASLANIKIARSAYYPSIALIGGYTALDLKNVITVENAMNFGVGISYDLSSILKNGTMVKMAQSKALEVHNSQEMLTDYIKIQVQKAIEDYELALKQSTVYGQAVEQSTENYRIVKDKYENGLSDTNDLLEADVEQLNATINKALAKANVIQKYYELLSVTGQLSQSFNLSKI
- a CDS encoding TetR/AcrR family transcriptional regulator — translated: MPLKTLFNDKQIKILEVAETLFSEKGFDGTSIRNISKEAKINIAMVSYYFGSKERLLESLIVYRTSDLKMQLDHLIQEDLEPIEKVNKLIELYINRINCNKGIYRIIHFEFTSKKRSLNHQVFSELKKGNLKSLEAIIVEGQTKGVFRKDIIIPLITPTILGTFFHFHMNKSFYENLLNLKTEDLYNNYIKTNLTKHIQQTIKALLIYES
- a CDS encoding TetR/AcrR family transcriptional regulator; protein product: MAQLQKSIDKRTALLKATLSLVNNGGIQGASMAKVAKMANVSPATIYLFFENKQDLVNQLYLDVKASFAQAAFKEYNPSQPVKVNFEQIWFNMAKFKLDQKEEASFLSQCDNTPMIDEETRQQGLQHLTPLFDLWTQGIEQGVIKNLSPYLLYAFTIYPMAFLMNMNCKGLCHLDEKLQQKAFQAAWDSIKV
- a CDS encoding nitroreductase family protein produces the protein MELLDKLRWRYAAKAMNGEKVSQEKIDSIIEAASLAPTSSGLQPFEIMVITNQEIKEKIRAIGWNQSVITDCSHLLVFAAWDTYTAERINKMFDLTNEVRGFKNEGWENYRQMLLNNYPQKDAEVNFQHAARQAYIAFSQAIAAAAFEGVDSTPIEGFDADALDEILNLREKGLRSCVILSLGYRDADKDWLVNLKKVRKSKEDLVTLID